The genomic stretch ttgtattataataaattaacagAATACAATATGCACTCAAATGTTTATTGCAAGataacttttctttcttttttttcgtTAGAGTGTGAATGATCATGCCACTGGAAAATATCTGCACCTTTTGCAgcttcccagctaacaaaaatatgttctatgaacgttttgctaacgttctcattaagttatgaaaacaatATTTCGGAATGTTCAAAACGTtcccttttttaaatgttttaaaaatgtggtcATTAAGGAAATATTCCATtatatcattcttcaaacatcatgggaacgttacttttgaatgttctctgaatgttctgaaacaagtaacatttaaaaaacgttagacAAACATTCAACTAAAACAGTTCCAAAAAACgttccatgaacaatgtataaataacatttttgtgcttatgttttgagaacattatttaaGACCAAATAACTGTGATCGCActttctattaacgttactggaagaacgtttgttcataactttgagagaaccttgccagaacgttctgagaatgttctctGTTAGTTGGGTTATTGGTGAAAAATCTAGGATGTTATTTGAAAGAACTGAAATGAAGTTCCTGTGTGTTGAGTTCACCTGAAAGAAGCGTTCCACATGTTCTCTGGGAATATCGTCCTGAATGGGTGGAGACACGTACTTCCCCATCATATCATAAATCGACTTCATGATGTTCAACATCTCCTGAGAGACCGAAACCACATGCACACACCAATACTTTTACACCAATGCGATATATTCATGTGAATGCTGCTGAGCCCATCAACAAACCTCTTTTGTGATGAATCCATCTTTATCATGGTCATAGAAATTAAATGCCCAGTTCAGCCGGTCATACATTGAGCCCCTAAGGATGAGTGACAGTCCAGCAACAAACTCCtgtaaaatgaacaaatacaacagaacacaaaaaacaaatctgcaaaataaataaagtccctgctgatgatctgaatcaagTGTGAAGACAAACAGGACCAGGACTGAAAACCACTGGTCTAGAAAGAAATCCTGACTCTCAAATGCTCACATTATCATGTCAGTTCCTCAAATGAAATCTACAGCTTACCTGAAAACTCAAACAGCCATTCTTGTTAGTGTCAAATGCCTCGAATAGGAAATGTGCATAATTGCTTGAAtctaagagagagaaaaaggaatttgaatttttttaaaaaaatactctgTCTTCCATCACAAGACTATCATTTGGGTCCAAGCAGTTTGGGAAAAGGAAGGAAACGACCAAACCTGGCAaggttgaaaaaaaacaaaacaatttctaGTTACAAGTTAAATCCATCAGCCTAATTTCTAATTCAGTGAAGCTTTGCAACCACAGCAACATCAACAAGCCTCAATTATGGGTGCATGTATGACAATAAGTTATCAAAAGAAATGTTAATTTGCCAAATCTCTTAATAGATATAGGCCACAGAAGTTCACTTATGAACCCAAATCTTCTGAACAATGCGACAGAAGAATTTTATAGGGGACTATGAAATCAGAAATATGTTTCTATATATGTTCtcttttatataattaattgaaataaaaaagattaacactatattattaaaaatatgaatatatagaGATATAATTGGAAGGTATGTCGGAGTAATGCTGTCTCACCTCCTTGTGGGAAGAACTGGGAGTAAATGAGTTTAAACACGTCCTCATCCACCACTCCACTGGGACattcctgaaacacacaaaaaaaccttCAACATAATACAATATACAATGAATTAAACGTCATTCTgggaaaaaatctaaatgtagaCCATTCGACGAAATAGTAACAATTGTTTGTGCCACATGATGGTGATACTCCCAGCTTTCCACCTTATATTATTTTAGtagagaaacatttacatttttgaaggcCCTGTAGAGGAACTGCAGCTCTTTCTTGCTGAATTTGGTCTGTTCCTCTAGTGTTTCCAGACCTTCAGGTCGATGGCAAACAAAGGAAATTTGAAAATCTTCCTCACTGCTCTCTGTAAGAGAAACAACATCTcattaaacagaaataaatggATGTTAATTTTCTCATCTGTTTTAGAGAAAATGTTTTGAAGAAAGTTATTGGTGACAATTGGTTAATCCGAGGTGAAGTAAAGTTTCTTATAGTCTGGTGCATAACACTTAAGTAACAAATCAAACtttcttttaaaagtatgcAATATTTGCAGCAAATTAATTAACATATAAAACATAACTACAGTAATCATTTTAGACTCTGAAGCCGCACTTCCCACtgccagctggtggcgctatgactgtgaATCACAAGAGCATCATTCATGTGATCAGCCCTCATCAGCAAACATACGACACCAATTTGCTCTAAATCAGACAATGCACTTAGAAGATATGAGACTCCCATTTcccatttttgtcattaatttaatCCCTCGCCATGGCAACACCGTTgaagatatcaaaaatctgttCACAATTTAGCATCTTCAATGTCTTGGGATCATCTTTACCAAGTTTGGTGAGAATTGCATGAATCTCTTTGGAGGAATATTGAAAAACACAAAGTctgcaattttttaaaagattccAAAATTGTCCAACTTGATGAAAACAATatatgtaccaagtttggtgactgtagccTCAAAAACACTGTGGCAACACTGTTTAAGATATCAAGAATCCTTTGGCAGTTTTACATCAGCCgtgtcttgacattattctgaccAAGTCTGAAGTGATTTGGGTAAATATAAGAGGTTTTCAAGGCCTGTTGttacacacttcctgctgccagttggtggcgctatgactgtgaCACATCCAAtggtcacatccatgtgatcagtcCATGTGGCCAAACGTACAGCTCAAGTTTGATCTAAATCACTCAATGCATGCAGAAGTTACACCCCGTTTCGTTTATGTCATGGCAAAACTTTCAATGCTTAGGCtctaataaataaacttttatgtttcatttgacttattattttcttattattttcagtgcttcatatttttgcagaaaaaaatttgatacatttatatcatgatagatttttttcaggatcatttgaataaaaatttcTAAAGAACAGAATGTCTTTAAAATTGAAATAGGGTGAATTCGGGTAATCTTggacatttttttcaattttgattCTATGGTTTATTTCAATATCTAACTAACATATTAGATCAACACATTAGGCTTTTCTGAAATTCCTTATATGTTTTCTAACCACACAAGAAGAAAGAAAGGTATTATACCCAGAGGAGACATGCCACACCTATTAGTgtttttgtgccaaaaaaaaaattctgcctGAATTTGATAATCTGGGACGGGTCACTTTGTAATCTAGGACATATGTATAGGCCTAAAAAAGCCTATATTCACCatactttatgcatttttaaaaagcaatatGAAAAATGACAAGTACAGAAATCTCAATaagaaaatgtatattcatAGAAATTTCATTAATTCATATACACATATAGGCTAGTCATATTTCTTTCATAAAGTCAtggatattttcatattttagtgtttttttttcgtttgtttttgtttttttagtattttttcatattttattttcagactaATGACTCACATTTGTGATGAGCAACTACaaaatactgtgtgtgtgtgtgtgtgtgtgtgtgtgtgtgtgtgtgtgtgtgtttgtacagaACATTGTCAACTGGCCTGGGCGCAGATCCTGGGGAGGTCGCCCCTCCTGCTCAGTGCTATACTAAACTAACTGGGAATTTGGGAAATGAAGTTAATGGGTTACTTCATCCTGATACCTTTGCTTGCTAATGGAATACGTTTCCCAGATTCCATCTCTGTAGCTAGTTGGTTTGGCTAGCTGCTAGCTACTGTGAACTTATGCTAACGTTATAACCTCCAGTAGCCCACATTAACACCCATTTCTCATTATAGCatatattaacattacattaaagttacttttaaagttTATCAGTGGTCTACCCCTAAGTTGTAATGAGATCTACACCCTTGTCATTAGGCTTATAAAGTCCCTAAATGCATATTTCCCCCATTTGAAGACTGTCCCAGATTACCCAAAGCATGCTGTCCCACATTCTCAGTCATATTTGATAAAGTGGGACAACAAACAaatgtttgaaagaaaaaaactaaaacaaattttcaacactttaatacatattttgttgCTTTAATAGATCACAAACATAATTTGACAACAATTAGCaacattttcttatttatgACAGATTTATGTCCTTAACATTAATCTAGTCAGAATCCTATGTCATTGACCTTGTCATGCAGTTGCCAGGGGAGCTTCTTGATTGACAAGTGCCCTGCCCCTTTCTGTGGCATCACCCACATGAAGTCATGTAATTTCAGTTACATTACATCCATGCTAAACCTATAGTAAAAGTCCTGTTGACTA from Ctenopharyngodon idella isolate HZGC_01 chromosome 13, HZGC01, whole genome shotgun sequence encodes the following:
- the LOC127524995 gene encoding Kv channel-interacting protein 2; translated protein: MLLSFFPLYCWFREGESSEEDFQISFVCHRPEGLETLEEQTKFSKKELQFLYRAFKNECPSGVVDEDVFKLIYSQFFPQGDSSNYAHFLFEAFDTNKNGCLSFQEFVAGLSLILRGSMYDRLNWAFNFYDHDKDGFITKEEMLNIMKSIYDMMGKYVSPPIQDDIPREHVERFFQKMDRNRDGVVTIEEFIESCQKDENIMRSMRLFDSVF